One segment of Solanum stenotomum isolate F172 chromosome 1, ASM1918654v1, whole genome shotgun sequence DNA contains the following:
- the LOC125869315 gene encoding uncharacterized protein LOC125869315 encodes MGFSNSALKEPIKPSCIMPSLQTALPRELANNAIGLYRECLRRAKYIGSKQHNTELLVGMVRQQFKKQMHETEPDKIQKLKDDAANGLINHMLHESEKMTCRKFSQNC; translated from the exons atgggtttttcaaatagtgcactcaag GAACCAATTAAACCGAGTTGCATAATGCCATCTCTCCAAACAGCATTGCCTCGGGAACTAGCCAATAATGCTATCGGA CTTTATCGGGAGTGTCTCCGACGAGCAAAATACATTGGCAGTAAG CAACATAACACAGAGCTTCTTGTTGGTATGGTGAGACAGCAGTTCAAAAAGCAAATGCATGAGACTGAGCCGGATAAAATTCAGAAATTGaaggatga TGCTGCGAATGGGCTAATAAATCACATGTTGCATGAATCTGAAAAGATGACTTGCCGGAAATTCAGCCAGAATTGTTGA
- the LOC125869306 gene encoding boron transporter 1-like has product MEDNFVPFRGIKNDLKGRLMCFKQDWTSGLTAGFRILAPTTYIFFASAIPVISFGEQLERSTDGLITAVQTLASTALCGIMHSIIGGQPLLILGVAEPTVLMYTFMYNFAKDRPELGPKLFLAWTAWVCVWTAILLFLLAVLGACSIINRFTRIAGELFGLLIAMLFMQQAIKGLVYEFRVPERENPNLPEFQPSWRFANGMFALVLSFGLLLTALRSRKARSWRYGSGCLRGFIADYGVPLMVLIWTAVSYIPGKNVPTGIPRRLFSPNPWSPGAYENWTVIKDMLDVPVLHIIGAFIPATMVAVLYYFDHSVASQLAQQKEFNLRKPSSYHYDLLLLGFMVIICGLLGIPPANGVIPQSPMHTKSLATLKHQLLRNRLVAKAQKCMTENGNLAEVYESMQEAYQQMQSPLIHQEPSSRGLKELKESTIQLASRIGNRDDPVDETIFDVEKEIDDLLPVEVKEQRLSNLLQSAMVGGCVAAMPLLKMIPTSVLWGYFGFMAIESLPGNQFWERILLLFTAPSRRYKVIEECHAVFIETVPYKTVAFFTIFQSIYLLICFGITWVPIAGVLFPLMIMLLVPVRQYLLPRFFKGAHLQELDAAEYEEAPPLSSCSMTRENEGSFGDDGEIMDGMMTRSRGEIRRMCSSKVTSCNATPTRDSVSIQSPRLSNKVYSPRVSEIKGESPSLGRGGSFGSRTGEARRSNLSKTHSFN; this is encoded by the exons ATGGAAGATAATTTTGTGCCATTTCGTGGAATTAAAAATGACCTCAAAGGAAGATTAATGTGCTTTAAACAAGATTGGACTAGTGGTCTCACCGCAGGCTTCAG GATTTTAGCTCCCACTACCTATATATTTTTTGCTTCAGCAATTCCAGTAATATCATTTGGTGAGCAGTTGGAAAGAAGTACTG ATGGATTGATAACTGCAGTTCAGACTCTTGCTTCAACTGCATTATGTGGGATTATGCACTCTATAATTGGAGGCCAACCTCTGTTAATTCTTGGAGTTGCAGAACCAACTGTGCTTATGTACACATTCATGTACAACTTTGCAAAAGATAGACCAGAACTGGGACCAAAGCTCTTTTTAGCTTGGACAGCATG GGTGTGTGTTTGGACTGcaatcttgcttttccttctGGCTGTCCTAGGAGCTTGTTCCATTATCAATAGGTTTACACGTATTGCTGGGGAACTGTTTGGCCTTCTAATTGCAATGCTTTTCATGCAGCAAGCAATCAAA GGACTGGTATATGAATTTCGTGTACCAGAGAGAGAAAACCCAAATCTCCCTGAGTTCCAACCTTCATGGAGGTTTGCAAATGGCATGTTTGCATTGGTTTTGTCGTTTGGTCTTCTACTCACAGCTCTAAGGAGTCGAAAGGCAAGATCTTGGCGATATGGCTCTG GCTGTCTTCGGGGTTTCATAGCAGATTACGGAGTGCCACTCATGGTTTTAATCTGGACAGCTGTCTCTTACATTCCTGGTAAAAATGTTCCAACCGGGATTCCAAGACGACTTTTCAGTCCAAATCCATGGTCACCTGGTGCCTATGAGAATTGGACAGTGATAAAG GATATGCTAGACGTCCCAGTACTTCACATAATTGGTGCTTTTATTCCAGCAACAATGGTAGCGGTCCTGTATTATTTTGATCACAGCGTGGCATCTCAACTTGCTCAGCAAAAAGAGTTTAACCTTAGAAAGCCATCTTCCTACCATTATGATCTGCTGTTACTGGGATTTATG GTTATCATTTGTGGTCTTCTAGGAATCCCCCCGGCAAATGGAGTCATTCCACAATCTCCAATGCATACAAAGAGTTTGGCCACACTGAAGCATCAG TTGCTTCGTAATCGACTAGTTGCAAAAGCACAGAAATGTATGACTGAGAATGGTAATTTGGCTGAAGTGTATGAAAGTATGCAAGAAGCCTATCAACAGATGCAGAGTCCATTGATTCACCAAGAACCATCATCTCGG GggttaaaagagttgaaagagtctACGATTCAATTGGCTTCAAGGATAGGCAACAGGGATGATCCTGTTGATGAGACGATCTTTGATGTTGAGAAGGAGATAGATGACTTGTTGCCCGTTGAAGTAAAGGAGCAAAGGTTGAGCAACTTGCTTCAGTCCGCCATGGTGGGAGGATGTGTGGCCGCCATGCCTCTTCTCAAAATGATTCCGACATCAGTCCTTTGGGGATACTTTGGCTTCATGGCCATTGAAAGCTTACCAGGAAATCAGTTCTGGGAACGGATCCTATTGCTATTCACAGCTCCAAGCCGAAGATACAA AGTAATTGAAGAGTGTCATGCTGTGTTCATTGAAACTGTACCTTACAAGACAGTAGCGTTCTTCACCATTTTCCAGAGCATCTATTTACTAATCTGTTTTGGGATAACATGGGTTCCCATTGCTGGCGTTCTCTTCCCACTAATGATCATGCTTTTAGTTCCAGTCAGACAGTACCTACTACCTAGGTTCTTCAAAGGAGCACATCTTCAGGAATTAGATGCTGCTGAGTATGAAGAAGCACCACCGTTATCATCATGCAGCATGACTAGA GAAAATGAAGGTTCATTTGGAGATGATGGGGAGATTATGGATGGCATGATGACAAGAAGTCGAGGTGAGATTCGACGTATGTGCAGTTCAAAGGTTACAAGCTGCAATGCGACACCAACAAGAGATTCTGTTAGCATCCAAAGCCCAAGGCTTTCTAACAAGGTATACAGTCCTCGCGTTAGTGAAATAAAAGGGGAAAGTCCTTCTCTTGGTCGAGGAGGATCCTTCGGTTCCAGAACTGGGGAAGCAAGACGATCAAATCTGTCAAAAACTCATAGTTTCAACTAA